A stretch of DNA from Paenibacillus albus:
AAACTGGCTACAACTGTGTTATCAAATCTAATGCTGATGGGAGTGGTTCAAAGAGCTGCACTACCGTAAAAGGCGAGATTGTTTTAAGTAATGATTCAACCAAGATGCGCGCAAAGTCACCCGAACTGTACGAATGGTTAAAAGCAGGATGGAAAAATGAAAAATAAAGTTTGTCAGCTATTGTATTCCGCGAATGGGCACGTTAGACCAAAAAAACGGCGACCAAATTGGCTAAATAGGATGTAACTATGGCAAATTATCTGGACTTTGCTGCTTTAGATCTTCGAGTTCGCCTCCGCCATGAAAGCCCCTTAACCGGGCAGGACAGTAGAATATATGGTACTTTAAAATAAGAACCAAGGCCACCGTGAGTGTTCATCCGAGGGGAATCGACTTTGTATTGACTGAAACGAGGAGATGTCAGAAGGCCAACAATCAATAAGTGTTCTTACCGACTATTTGATAAAGCATTGGATGTGTATATTATAGGTATTAATATTTGGAGGCTTTCTGATGAATTACTCATTCACTTCCCACAAAACAGATGACAGAAGCAATGTCGATCTGGCCTTATACGAATGCGGTGAAGAGCAGTATCGCCCTAACTATCATGTTGGGCCGGCTGCAAGAGATTATTATCTGATCCATTACATCGATAGCGGGAAAGGGAAGTTCATAACGAAGAACCGAACCTACGAAGTGAGCAAAGGTGACGGTTTTGTTATTTATCCGGGAGAGGTCGTATCCTATGGAGTAGAGGAGGACGACCCTTGGCATTGCTACTGGGTAGGCTTCCATGGGCTGAATACGTTACAATATCTAGAGCAATGCGGCTTGAACGATGAGAATCGCTTGTTTCATTTCGATGATGATGGCCTTCTAATCGATAATATGTCAGCTATCATTCAATCTTCCAGCAATTATTCCGTTCCGTATATTAAAAGCTTGGGGTTATTGTATATTTTCTTTTCCCTATTAACAGAACAGCACAATAAAAATAATAAAAATAGCACGAATCTAAGCAAAGAAAATATGCATGTGCTGCAAGCTGTGCAATATATTCAGCATCAATATATGCACGATTTTCAAATATCCGAGCTTGCCGACCGCTTGGGGTTTAATCGCAGCTATTTTTGTTCTATTTTTAAAAAGCATATGAAGGTTTCTCCTAAGCAATACTTAATGAATATTAGAATCTCTCGAGCCTGTGAGCTGATGAAACACTCCGATCTGAATATTTCTGAGATTGCCCGTTCCACTGGCTTCAATGATCCGTTATATTTCTCCAAAATTTTCAAAAAACTAAGATCCCATTCTCCGCATGTATATAAAAGTCAGGAGCTATGGAAGCAAGAAGATCGCCTATTAGATAAAACAAGGTAATACCCTTTGATAGCGG
This window harbors:
- a CDS encoding AraC family transcriptional regulator, with amino-acid sequence MNYSFTSHKTDDRSNVDLALYECGEEQYRPNYHVGPAARDYYLIHYIDSGKGKFITKNRTYEVSKGDGFVIYPGEVVSYGVEEDDPWHCYWVGFHGLNTLQYLEQCGLNDENRLFHFDDDGLLIDNMSAIIQSSSNYSVPYIKSLGLLYIFFSLLTEQHNKNNKNSTNLSKENMHVLQAVQYIQHQYMHDFQISELADRLGFNRSYFCSIFKKHMKVSPKQYLMNIRISRACELMKHSDLNISEIARSTGFNDPLYFSKIFKKLRSHSPHVYKSQELWKQEDRLLDKTR